DNA sequence from the Candida dubliniensis CD36 chromosome 5, complete sequence genome:
GATTGACTCTTTGACGTTGCTAACcatcattaatttattcttACAGAAGTAAACaccaagaagaagaagaagaagatttcGGTCGTCGGTGTGGTGaaatcttcattttttctgttgtttttttttttttggcgGCATGAACACTACTAActaaaaaaagagaaaaactTCAGCCATTAGCAACTGAAACAATACAAAAGAttagagaaagaaaaagatggcaatcaatcaaatttcatcaattccCCCAATCCAAAGAAGATATATTAATGCTATACAATATATATtagatatttatttaattattaacaCATAGATTGGAAACATTGTTTAGTTGCCCATCGCcaaggaaaagaaaaaatacaCATACAAAAAAGCTAATTATGGTGACAACTGAGAATGTTTCATCAGATATTAAAATCACCACCACGCCCAATGAACTTTTAGATCccaataacaatatttcCACACTAgataaaacaaatcatCAACGAAATGAATCGTCATATTCACAAaacttttcctttttgCGAGAATACGATATAGATTCACCTTCTCATAGAAATAGCATGTCCgaagatgaaattgacCAAGAATTGCCGGACCCTTCATTCTTAAATGAAATAGATAACTTAGAACTACTACAGGGGACATCAAATGATGATTCTAGCACACCAACTAATAACTACCAACTGAGCGAAGAGGAAATAAAGAGCAATAGAGATAGTTTTGTCAAACCAACAAACCTGGAGACAGATGAACAAATCTTAAAGTCAGATTATGATCGTTATGGATTTAAAAAGACGTCATCGGTCACCGGGTTAACATTAGACGAATATAATGAATGGTTTAAACTGTATTCTCAATATTCtcaaacaagaaagaagaaatggTTAATTCTAATGAAGAATAATGGATTACACGTAAATGATTCAGATACTGAAAGttataacaacaacaacaacaacgtaCCTACTCGATTCCCACCTAGATCAGATAaagtaaagaaaatgatacGTCGAGGAATACCACCAGAATGGAGAGGAAATGCATGGTTCTTTTATGCTGGTGGATATGAAAAACTAAGTAAAAATGTCGGAACTTATGAAAAAATCGTTAAGGCCACTTACAATGTGAAAACCAAGGATACTGAAGTTATTGAAAGAGATTTAAATCGAACTTTTCCtgataatatatatttcaattcatcaatcaaaggtattttttcatcaatggAAACtttacaacaagaaaaggAGCATGAAACATTGttgatcaaatcattaaGAAGAGTATTAGTTGCCTTTGCACAGCATCAACCACAAATAGGATATTGtcaatcattaaattttttggCTGGTCtcttattattgtttatggaagaagaaagagcATTTTGGATGCTTGTTATTTTAACAGAACGAATTATCCCTAAAGTTCATCTGGCAAATTTAGAAGGGGTTCATACTGATCAAGGGGTTTTAATGTTATGTGTAAAAGAGTATATACCACAATTGTGGCAAGTTTTAGGAAAGAATTTTGATGGTGAAACTCTTTCTGAAGataaaattttatcaagattACCTCCAGTCACATTAGTCACTTCTTCTTGGTTCATGTCATTATTTGTTGGGATTCTACCTATTGAAACTACTTTAAGATTATGGGATATACTTTGGTATGAAGGTTCGAAAACCATTTTTAGATTTTCGTTAACCATATTTAAAATGTGTCTGGATTCACCAGAATTtaatataaaacaaaatcgTCGTAGGGATGGAGGTGAATCggaacaaattgaattattccAATTTATGCAGAATTTCCCCAAGAAGATTCTTGAtgcaaatttattaattgatttttgttttaagaAAATTGGTGGTTATGGGTTTGGTTCATTATCGCAAGatgaaatcaacaaatgcAGAGCATTTGTATCTAAGcaaagagaaaaaatgaataaaaagCTGAATCAAAAAGGGTTAACCGATATGACTGATGAGGAAAGAAACACCTTATTGAAGTCTTCTACAGGATTTGAGACTTCTGATATTCATGATGTGTATGGATTTAATCGTTCAATCATGAGTGGCATGGTCTggaataaaaatataagtaataaaatgaagaaaaagtttGTGGTGGGGAAACGTAACAGCTCCCGATGAATCTATTCTATAAATACATTTATAcatttttataaattgcATCACTTATACAAACAACatctttcatttctttaACGTCATGCACTCTAACAATATCGGTATTTTGTTCAATACATGCCGATATAGTTGCACCAGTAGCAAATACTCGTTCCAGAGGCACTTCATTACCAGTTAATTCCCCCAAAAACTTCTTTCGTGATGCCCCCACCAAGACACAAGCACCATTAAAACTTAAATATTTATGTTCTATTgtaacatcatcatcatcatcatcatcatcatcatcatcaacacgTTCATTAATTTGAATAGAATATTTCTTAAAAAATGAAGCATTACGAATAACTGCTAAATTctgattcaaatttttggCAAACCCAATCCCTGGATCCAAAATTATTTGCCATTTTTTCACTCCTTTAGCCATTGCTTTAAACATTTGTAAACTCAATTCACGACTGATCCCATTAAgtaaatttttgatttctggtgacaattctaattcttgATGTCCTAATTTAGGATCaattatatattcaataatatcatcatttgTATTGGATTCATAATTAGTCAATTTAGACATGGTTTTCGGGGATCCTCGAGTATGATTCATAATATAGGGACATCCATATTTGGCAACTACATCAAAGATTTTTTCATCATACTTGCCCATTGATATATCGTTGATTATATCGGCACCCGCAAGTAAACTTTGTTCGGCAACGTTACTACGATAAGTATCAACAGAAATCAACACTTTCAGTAAATCAGAATTCAGCGATTGATGACGAATAGCTTTGATTAATGGAATTACTCGttgtaattcttcttcctcaCTGGGTTCAACACTTCCTGGTCGAGTGGAGACCCCTCCAATATCTATAATGGTGGCACCTTCACTAACTAATTTCTCTGCCTGCTTCACAATATTGTCCAGTTCTTTACCTAAATACTTACCACCATCACTAAATGAATCAGGAGTCATGTTCAATATACCCATAATCAAAGTAGGAGATTTATGGTTAATTTGgtcaaatttcaatatattaTCTTTAACAGGTAGTCTAGAAACTGGGATAAATTGCAATAAATCCGACGATTCTTGTACTGATTCTTGAGGTTTatcatttatcaattgttgtaaatGACTATGCAAACTTTCTGCACTGATGGGATGAATATAATCTGGGGGTAATACTTCACATAATGGTTGTAATACAAATGTTCTTTCTAACATTGATTTATGAGGAATGATTAGATTTTCCGTATTCAATTGTAAATCAtcatataatataatatccAAATCTATTGATCTAGGACCATTATCAAACTCTTTTTCCCTTTCCAAATGTTTATATTCAATctcttttaaaattttcaataattggaAAGGTGAaatgttttgaaaattgacTTTAATTACtccattgaaaaaatctgGTTGATCCAAGTAATACATTGGTTTAGAAATGtataatgatgaagttgTTTCTATTGTAATTCcatattcttttaataattcaaatgaattattgatattttctACTTGATTCCCAGTATTGGATCCAAAGGCAATAAATGCAGTATGATACCCGGTATAATCATCGGTTTTCTCATTTTCAACTGGTAAATTAAATGTACTATTATTAGTTTGAGCAATCAtgttatcaaatttaattggCTCCATATTTTGGAAATTGCCTTTTACCATAGTAGATGATACCCCAACACCTTCAACATGACTAAAAGCATTTGGCTTGGTAACTGTAGCAACAACTTCAGCTATCCCCTCCCTATATTTTTGGAATGTCAATTGACCAATCTTAGATACCAATGCTTCTACAGTTTTAAAATTAGATGATTCCACATATGAAACAATGTCAGCAATTATTTGATGGAAAtataaattggaattgggttcaattttgaattgtaaatcaacatcaacaatttgcTTTTGTAATCTTTCAAATGTAAAAACCCCAATAATAGTCAATAATCtcaatttattaacttGGAAAATATCTAATGGAATTGGTTGATCCAAAATGTTTCtattaattttatattcAACACTTTCAGCTCGAATTTCCGATTTCAGACTTTTTATCGTTACATCAACAATAGATCCACCACCTCTAGATTGATCTAATCCAATATCACTAATAGCTTGAGCAATGTTACccaatgatttgaaatttaaatgttcatttgatttcataAATTCAGTTACATTTCTCGTAATAACAGcataattaattgaatattttaaattatccAATTCAGATGCCTTATGAAAATCAGTAttgaatgataatgatatgGTAATTGGTTGAGGTGTTGGTCGATTCCAGGCATCTTTACCTGTTATTGCCGTACaagaaatttctttagTGAACACAGTATCGTTTTTCAACATGATGAAAGAATAATGGAATGCTCTATGAAAATGTTTATTTAAGGTCGGGTGAATCGCCgacttgaaaaaattagaaaacaaaattgtgaaaatataattgtGAATTGTGAATTAGAGGAAGAGTGGGGTTGAATCAAGAGTTGAAAACTAGATgactttaaaaaaaaaaaaaaaaaaaaatatttcacACTGATTAAAAAGTTGGAAGGAATGAAAACCATTTGTTTATGGTGGTTGGCGACTTACTGTAAATTAACTCTAATGGTCGTATGTGTAATATTGGACACTGCGACTAAGTGTAAGCCTTCGAGTAATCTCTGTTCCGTTCGAGTGTAAATATAAATGGATTGTACGTATTTGTATATTCCTGGATCTTCGTCTATGCTTGCATGAGGTCCATTTCAACTAAATAACCAATTTTCTAGATTTCTTCCACTTCTATAGAATTCAACATTTCCATACATGCGAGTAATGATTATTCTCATCACTCACACACTCACACTTAAATCCTCTTCTTTGATTCAACACTTTCTCTACATGTCATAATTCTCTGTACGATTTACCAACAAATGTAATCATTCTTTCAACTGATTCTCTGTCGTGGGATAGTGCTAAATATAGCATATTTAAGAGATGACTATCCACTACACGACAATAAGACTAACGAGTATATTTTGGGGAGAGAAACAGAAAGAATTACTGATATATAGGCCATAAAAAAATCGCTTAGtctaacttttttttttttggttcatTTACCTAAGTTGTTGACAAGAGTTTCTTTCTATTTTGGTGTCATGTCATGTAATTAAATAGCAAGTAGGCATAGTATaataaagatttaattgtttgaatttaattgtAACTATCTATTTCTGAGTTCTATCAAGTTTATTCATAAAACATAGCAGGAAAGTTCAAATCACCCACATAATTCTCTTCAATCATTTCCTCTAAACTGTTAAAGTTTGTATTGAATTGATGTCTAGGAAGATTCTGTTgctcttgttgttgtggtggtggtggtggtggtggtgggaATGGAGGTAATTGTGAAAATGGCGGTTGTGGAAATGGTGGctgtggttgtggttgctGCATTGGAGCTGCATTAATGGCACTAAGATCCTGTTGGATAAATGAGTTTGGTAATTCCTTTCCATTACTTTTCGTCGCTGAATCAATTACAGCATTAAATGGATCAACTAGATTGGAAATTTCAAGAGGTTTTGCATCAGTACGTGGAGATTCTTGTGTATAATTAACCGGCTGAGAGGAGAAGGTCGAACTTGTGTCATTTCTTATGGATGGTTGGGATAATATTGATGTGGAGGTCCAATAGATTCCATTACTAGACGATGACAGTGATCCTAACGGTGTACCAGTGTCATCAGGATTTACTTGAGCTCGTTTGGACCTCTCATGGGGCTTTAACCAAAAGGGCCGAAACAACTTACTTAATGTCCGATATGTTTTGGTTGAATCAACACCTGGATTTCcattaacaaaaaattcGTGAAACGTTTTTTCTAAATGTAAATGATCATCTAAGTCCTTGTACTTTGTATAGAACATATTCCTTGTTTGTTCATTGGTAACCTTAAAATACAATTTTAGGATATATCTAGTAAGCATATCATAAACATATCTCTTCAATGCAAATCGACTTACTTTAAATGACTTGTCCtcaaatgaaaaaacaGAATAAGAAATcccaattaataaatcaatgtCTTCTAGTACGACTGGGTTTTGCGGGTCTTCAAGACACATACTTCCAAGATGTGCAAAAGCAGCAAATATAGCATAGCTaaaccaattgataataataaattgtacTTTTTTCTCTGTTGAATCTTTTGCAATGTGTAGTATAGTTCTTGCTGATCTATTGGCAATGTTCCTGTGATATAAACATTTATCGGTCAAGTCTCTATGATCCACATCATTAGGGAAATCTTGTAGCAGTAATCGATTAATCGTCATAAGATGTAAAAAATActcaaattgaatcatcAAGACATTTTCATAACCATTATCTAGTTTTAACACAATTTCAGTGTTTTTGGCATATCCAGATACCGATTGGACGGGCATGACACTACAGGACTCCTTATAGAGGGATTCCATATCGGCGGTAAGTTTTTCAACGGAAGTTAATATACTAGATaaagttttcttttgtgCACTAGTAGAATATAACAATTGATATGATTCAGCCCTTATTTTGGATAGCGAGTGCATGATATAGGAAGCACAAATATGATTAGCTTTATTTTCCCTTATTTCGTTGATTGTTAGAGCATCAATAGGATTTTCTGAATTTAATGCAGACAGAATTAAATGCCAATTGGATTTAACTATAGCATTAGTAGTCGTGTCATCATCACTAAAGCTTATCATATCTTCATCACCAATCTCTAAAGAATAACCcttttgaaaacaatacTCAGTATGTAAATATTCGCAAAACCACCAAAGAACTCTTCTTGTTCGCTGTTCCTCCCAGCTCATATCTTTGTAAGTCTCTTGTCTGTGTAGGCCACACTGTTTTGCATAATGTATAGTTGTAGAAACTGCCAAAAACGTTATTTGCAGCACAGGTACagcaaaatcaaaatacattatcaacaaaataaaccCCGTTATAGTGGGAAATCCTTCACTTATAACACATAATCTCCGATGATAAAAAATCATCGAATAAAAgcatttgaaattgatctCAATTAATTGCTGGTTTGATAATGAACAAGAGTACTTGGgtttttctgtttctttaGTATTGTTACGGTCATCAATCAACACTGAAATACAAATCCCAATAGCAGCAGTCATTGCTAATAATTCACTCcataaaaaatttcttctcCGTGATCCATCTTGATCTGGTTCTTCAAAATATGTTTGGAATAAATTGCGTATGTAGTCTCCCTTACATACGTAACTAACTAGAAAAATATCGTCATAACAAGATAAAATTTCTAATGGGATCGTTACATCAACAAAAGTATTATCCATTAAGTCGTTTCGCCTACTGATTCTGGCCTTAATTGGTTGCGAAATGGTGTCTAAGAATGCTTGAGTATAATACTCGTAAACCCAGGCGATCTTTTTAAAATCTTCAATGTCGTCCTTAAACTTGTCAATCACTGGTCTTAATAACCATTCGACGgattttttggaaaaaatattgattacACTATGTGATCCAAGAAAATTAGATTCCACTTTTGGATCATACTTTTGGTTGGATTCATCAGTCACTTCCTTCTCAATTGCCATTGGTAAGGGAGAAAAGCTGTACTTATCAGTTTCTGTTTGTTTGTCATTTGCTGTTGTTGAGTTCGAagttggtgttggtgttggtgtattattattggtatcAATGTGATTAAGTAGTTGGGCAAGAGTATTCTCAATTTTTGATAGTCTTTCGTCAATACTCTTGCTTATTTGGAACTTGCTCAGTCTATTTTTAAGAGATTTcgatttctttttcagaATCTTAGGCTTCTTGTTCTCATCAACAGCATATTCACAATTAccaaaatttgattgttgaCAATTCAGACAAGGTTGGCAACCATCACAtttcacttttttcttGCGGCAATATTGACAAGCTTTTGCAATTCTGGTACGTTTTTTTCTAGTAACAGGTTTTTCATCTTCTGATGGAGATGGTGATTGGGAGATTGTGCTATTTGAGGTTCCTGTACTAGCAAGTGAAGGGTTTCGAGCATTGTTTTGGTGTATATTTGAACCATTGACTACTActggttgttgtttttcgTGCGAATGAAGTAGAGGGTCCATAGTAATAATGGTTTTCCTTTTTGTACAAAAGTGTCTTGGgtctaataataatgaaataacACTGGAAAATGATTTACTAACTTCCtggttttttatttcttaaTTTTTTCCAGTCTTGATACTCTTTGATATTGTGTTATGAAATTATACTATTGTGAAGATGTTGTGGAggtttttgtttgtttgtttgtttgtttgtttgtttgtttttttctcttttcgATGAAGCAAGAATCTGAATAAGAAAAACAAGGAATAGATCGATTTAACAATGGAAgcaatttaattgaaaatcaacaataaaagaataagaataaggaaaagaataagaataaggaaaagaaaaagaatctTATATCATGATTGGAAATATGGATAAATATTTCCACCACaaaagttttctttttttatttttttacgGATATGGATAAACAAAACATATACACTAATGACCAATTCAGGTTTAAGAATTTTGTAAGTCAAAATTCTATCAAGTGAAATTTCAGATAATGAAATTGCCTGAACAGAGGCGAGGGGATAATTAAATTAGCAACAAGGATAAAAGTCTTTTTGATATGTATCTTAACATTCTCTGCATTTTGGAATTAtacaatttgttgaaattgctCTTTCGTATGTGCTGAAGGAGATGAATGGGTCGGTGATTATAGAGACAACCTTTGGACggcaatttcattaatggAAATATACATGCACTTCAACACAGGTAATCACATTTACATACATGGAaagtatttgatatttcatttttctaTGCAAGAGATGTTAGTTGAAATTAGTTCTTTATGTAATATGTATAAAATTGTCAAGTCAACTGACATCAACCCgccaaaaaagaataatacTGAGCATTTTGATGGTAAATTGAAAGGAGAAGGTggaaattttcaatattttataCGCCCAACAAAGCTTTCAGAAAGGCGGCAGAAGTTACTTCTATTGATTATACATTGTAGCTGGTTGGAAAACATCATGTAAACCACaagtttttcatttttattggCGGATTTCCGAACCAAGTGAAATCAGGTGTTGACTCATGATATAATTCAATCTCCGGACTGGAATATCAAGTCTCGGATATAGTTTATCTGATTTCCAGGAATCTGACTAGGTAATCGGGTATCTCCTACAAAGTATATGCTTGGAGTGTTCGttgaatgaatttttcCTCCATATTACAAATGACATATTTACACAAGAACAATTTCCCTTTCATagacaataataaataaaacaataagTATTTACAAATATACACATTATACATATCTTTTCACCAAATTGAGAACCTCTACTTAACTATTTTTAGATTCCCAAATTAttgtcaaagaaaaaattgggtaaattattaaactGGCTAAATGGTAAATTTACAGCagaattatcaatcaaataatcatTGAACAAATCATAATTTTCATTCATCATTGGTTGAgacattgttgttgctgcagTTGCAGTTGCAGTTGCTGGTGAGCGACCTGTactttcattattaattatatttgaCAAGGAAGCATTATAACTTGGTGATTGGGCATGATAAACTTGATGATCACCAGTCGAGCTTGACCCTACACTAATATTGGTATTATAAGTATTATTGGGGACTTTAGGTGAAGGGTACATAGTATTTTGACCATGACTAGCATAACCATCTCTTAAATTACAACTGCTACCGTTACAGttaccactaccaccactgAAAGGTGAAGCACCAACTAAAGCAACCATTTTAGAAGTAAATTCAGCATGGTTTTGGAAAATGTCCGGGAATTTCTCTTGAGCTTCTTGTAAATGATTTTGTAAAGTTGGATTATTGGCTAAAATTTCCACATTATTATGAAGTTCATAAACTTTAATCACCACTCTCAACATTAATCTGACGATCAATTCAATGGCAACTATTTTGTTCACACATATAGtagtattattttgttgtttcttctGAGTGTTATTTGAGCTATTCCATTGTTTACTacttttaaagaaatttaaagaagtttcaatcaataaattcaaattggtCCCTGATTCTGGTAATTGTGGGTGATTTATAATAGCTGCTACTAATACAAGATATGCTGCCACGGGGAAATATATTGCCCAATTATAAAATAGTGCTGAAGCACTCTCTCGATGCCAACCTCTGATCAACATAAGGATAGTTTTCGCTGAATCTAAAGATAAATTTCTGAATTTTATAACTCGATCATCAAATTTCGAATCCTCAGTAACAATCATTAACGGATATCGATTAATAATCATTAAATGCGAGAAAAAAGTCAATTTCATGGCAAGAATGGTGTCTCGTTTAATCGTGGTACTATTACTTGCTTGAACAGATGTAAACTTTGGATCATTATAAAATCGAGGTTTGGCCTCATCAGCTAAATACATGGCCAACTCAAACATATCGgcattcaatttttctaaagTATTGGATATGGCACTGAAATCGCGTTTTTCAGCCGAGgcaataaataaatcatgATAAGAATTTGATCTTATTCTTGATTGTAACAAGGCacaaaattggaaataaaATGGATCATCAAGAACATCTCCCATTTGAATGATTCTCAAAATCTCTAAACAAATAGAATCAGCTCCACTCAAATCTAACAAGCTGGTGGATATTGTGTGACAAACAGGACTATACATCCTATCTTTTGGTGATAATGGTCCATACTGtctcaattgattaataacCCGtaataaatcttcatcaCTATTGGTGGTGACATCATTGGTGTTGATCACTGGAGGTTTACctgatttgaaacaaaattcaatatcgaaaaaataacaaaaccACCAGATTTTACGTCTTTTCGTCGCCTCTTCAATATCCAAATTAAAATAAGTTTCTGCTCTATGAAGACCAATTTCTTGAGCAAATCTAATTGTCACAGTAATAATtgtataattgaaaaaactcGTCAACCAATTGGATTCAacataaataataaacatCAATAATGCTTCTACTGTTTCTAGACCTTCACTTATAACACTAATTCTATGATAATAGAAAATGGCACTATTCTCCAATGAATTCTGTAGAGCCAATAGTTTATTCTTGCTATAATCACCCAAAAGATTTGCTGATGCTGCAGAATAATTGCTACTAGTTGATGAAGTGGGAGTGGCGATTCGTTCTTCATTAAAATCATCTTCAGTTAAACAACtcaaagaaattaataatatagaTGTCATTAAAAGCAATTCTGACAATCtgaatcttcttcttttactAGCAACTGGTTCagcaaaattattatagtATGCGGCAAATAAACTTCTTACTCTTGATTCATCAACTAAAATATTGATCATACTTGTTTCTTcataatataaatcaattaattttgaaattaattttgaatcaatagGGAATGGactttctaataattttttccTTTGTAATTTATCTACTACGGGAGGATCAATccatttcaaaatatatgGTTTTAATTCTGAATGAAACACTAAAGGTAAATTCCTTATTGGAGTCAAATATTCTTCACCATAAGCCCCTAAAGTTTTTTCCATCCAATCTAATGATTCTCGAGAAAAAATACAAGTAATGGAATGAGTACCAACAAATTCATCCCAATTtctcaatttcaataattcattagCATCTTTAGCATGATCTTTCAAATTAGTATAAGTTTGAGAAGTTCGTTGTTCTTCACTATCTGATCTacttttattaaaatcttCTGAAGGAGTCggtgataatgaattattattgaaaatagatGAACTGGAATGATTGCTTTTCATTGCTTGTGTTATAAAGTTTTGCAGTATGCTCTCTATAGTATGCATCATTCTCGACAttgaattttcaattctacTCAATCTTGATTCTATATCACTTGGCTTGTTTTCAACTATGCCAAAAGTATTACCCTGTTTTACAGTATTGACATTGTTGCTGTCCCCGTTAAAAACATCCTTGTGTTTCCTTTTTGAGACTCCATTACTATTAGTAGCAGCAGTCGATTTATTCTCTTGTTTAATctgtttcaatttctttctcATGGGTCGTTCAGTGAAATGACAATTATTGGTGTTTTTAGCTTGAATGCAATTCCCACATGGATAAGAACCATtacatttgattttcttcCGTCGACAACTATCACATGCCACTCTTATTCGTTTCCTATTAGTATCGTTAGGGTCATTCCCCGTTAGTTCTTGTTGCTTTGTCAAATTATCTAAAGATGAATGGTGAGTCTCCAGTGATGGTAAATTATCCATTATTTATGGGAGGTTTCCAGGGTGgttctatttcttctttggaAGTTTTTTCTTGGCTAGAAAGAATGTAGATttatttcaacaattattaaaatcaaaccaAAAAGGGAGGAAGTGAAGATGATTTCGGGAAATCCTAATTTATAAGAATTGAGGAgaacaacaaattaaagagggttaaaatttattattttgttgttttgttgtgTATGGAGGGAAATGgaaatattattcaaaatcCACTAGTAGAATTGATAtagtataataataataataataatacaataataataataataataatacaataataataataataataataatacaataataataataataataataataataataataatcaaaatcaaatttgatgaatggAGGTTGAATAGAGTAAATTGAATCCTTTTTATAGAcaagatttcttttttttttctttcctttcctttcttcCATTTTACTGCGTCCCTTCCCTTCCCTTCCTTCCCCAgtacttttctttttttctttttaattggggaaatatatatattgaataattggattgtttattgtttttccGTTATCACAATCATTCGCCATAATCCTATATTACTATCTTCaaagaattaaagaaaatggaagcgtcatcaacaatttaaatttcAAGTTAAAATGTTATCAGGGTAAAAAAACAGATGTATATAGAACAATAGGAAAACAAAGaacaaactaaaactaaaggAACTAAACTGGTGCTGAATAAAACACATGCTTCTCCTCTGTGCCTATATATATCAGATTTACTATTGTTTTCCTGTAACTCGATGTATACTGTTA
Encoded proteins:
- a CDS encoding zinc finger-containing transcription factor, putative (Similar to S. cerevisiae HAL9), with the protein product MDNLPSSETHHSSLDNLTKQQELTGNDPNDTNRKRIRVACDSCRRKKIKCNGSYPCGNCIQAKNTNNCHFTERPMRKKLKQIKQENKSTAATNSNGVSKRKHKDVFNGDSNNVNTVKQGNTFGIVENKPSDIESRLSRIENSMSRMMHTIESISQNFITQAMKSNHSSSSIFNNNSLSPTPSEDFNKSRSDSEEQRTSQTYTNLKDHAKDANELLKLRNWDEFVGTHSITCIFSRESLDWMEKTLGAYGEEYLTPIRNLPLVFHSELKPYILKWIDPPVVDKLQRKKLLESPFPIDSKLISKLIDLYYEETSMINILVDESRVRSLFAAYYNNFAEPVASKRRRFRLSELLLMTSILLISLSCLTEDDFNEERIATPTSSTSSNYSAASANLLGDYSKNKLLALQNSLENSAIFYYHRISVISEGLETVEALLMFIIYVESNWLTSFFNYTIITVTIRFAQEIGLHRAETYFNLDIEEATKRRKIWWFCYFFDIEFCFKSGKPPVINTNDVTTNSDEDLLRVINQLRQYGPLSPKDRMYSPVCHTISTSLLDLSGADSICLEILRIIQMGDVLDDPFYFQFCALLQSRIRSNSYHDLFIASAEKRDFSAISNTLEKLNADMFELAMYLADEAKPRFYNDPKFTSVQASNSTTIKRDTILAMKLTFFSHLMIINRYPLMIVTEDSKFDDRVIKFRNLSLDSAKTILMLIRGWHRESASALFYNWAIYFPVAAYLVLVAAIINHPQLPESGTNLNLLIETSLNFFKSSKQWNSSNNTQKKQQNNTTICVNKIVAIELIVRLMLRVVIKVYELHNNVEILANNPTLQNHLQEAQEKFPDIFQNHAEFTSKMVALVGASPFSGGSGNCNGSSCNLRDGYASHGQNTMYPSPKVPNNTYNTNISVGSSSTGDHQVYHAQSPSYNASLSNIINNESTGRSPATATATAATTMSQPMMNENYDLFNDYLIDNSAVNLPFSQFNNLPNFFFDNNLGI
- a CDS encoding zinc finger-containing tanscription factor, putative (Similar to S. cerevisiae HAL9) — encoded protein: MDPLLHSHEKQQPVVVNGSNIHQNNARNPSLASTGTSNSTISQSPSPSEDEKPVTRKKRTRIAKACQYCRKKKVKCDGCQPCSNCQQSNFGNCEYAVDENKKPKISKKKSKSLKNRSSKFQISKSIDERLSKIENTLAQLLNHIDTNNNTPTPTPTSNSTTANDKQTETDKYSFSPLPMAIEKEVTDESNQKYDPKVESNFLGSHSVINIFSKKSVEWLLRPVIDKFKDDIEDFKKIAWVYEYYTQAFLDTISQPIKARISRRNDLMDNTFVDVTIPLEILSCYDDIFLVSYVCKGDYIRNLFQTYFEEPDQDGSRRRNFLWSELLAMTAAIGICISVLIDDRNNTKETEKPKYSCSLSNQQLIEINFKCFYSMIFYHRRLCVISEGFPTITGFILLIMYFDFAVPVSQITFLAVSTTIHYAKQCGLHRQETYKDMSWEEQRTRRVLWWFCEYLHTEYCFQKGYSLEIGDEDMISFSDDDTTTNAIVKSNWHLISSALNSENPIDALTINEIRENKANHICASYIMHSLSKIRAESYQLLYSTSAQKKTLSSILTSVEKLTADMESLYKESCSVMPVQSVSGYAKNTEIVLKLDNGYENVLMIQFEYFLHLMTINRLSLQDFPNDVDHRDLTDKCLYHRNIANRSARTILHIAKDSTEKKVQFIIINWFSYAIFAAFAHLGSMCLEDPQNPVVLEDIDLLIGISYSVFSFEDKSFKVSRFALKRYVYDMLTRYILKLYFKVTNEQTRNMFYTKYKDLDDHLHLEKTFHEFFVNGNPGVDSTKTYRTLSKLFRPFWLKPHERSKRAQVNPDDTGTPLGSSSSSSNGIYWTSTSILSQPSIRNDTSSTFSSQPVNYTQESPRTDAKPLEISNLVDPFNAVIDSATKSNGKELPNSFIQQDLSAINAAPMQQPQPQPPFPQPPFSQLPPFPPPPPPPPQQQEQQNLPRHQFNTNFNSLEEMIEENYVGDLNFPAMFYE